A single window of Helicobacter pylori NCTC 11637 = CCUG 17874 = ATCC 43504 = JCM 12093 DNA harbors:
- a CDS encoding ArdC family protein — protein MKAWNEMDIKEQKEVFARFLASEIAKSLESGLEFKPNNRAYNGNAGNAYNGLNSLILDAKQHENGYESNVWVGLDDALKLGANPKEVEHIKNNTKSKNNPNGFYDKASIAYIRDYEMHYVKARDEQGNLIPLKDKEGNLKHYSNGEVIYENEKVPQRDKEGNIKYMQDGKTPFYEFKKEKIDIEPTLEIKNLYNVNVFQTLDKTKLKELDPKTLRTQYISNTFSMNNQNLVIYDLSKHLNEKQYNKVLDYVNQYGATHHEKRKQHKIYQEPQQQIAPNTDNNAKENNTKEPNNNEMNMAEFSKMLEMAQNNPQMLAMLQQTLNKGAEQQKYDHYFANDEVVPTQSKGRGR, from the coding sequence ATGAAAGCGTGGAATGAAATGGATATTAAAGAGCAAAAAGAGGTTTTTGCTAGGTTTTTAGCGAGCGAAATTGCTAAAAGTTTAGAATCTGGATTAGAGTTTAAGCCAAATAATAGAGCTTATAATGGTAATGCTGGCAATGCCTATAATGGCTTAAATTCTCTTATTTTAGATGCCAAGCAACATGAGAATGGCTATGAGAGTAATGTTTGGGTAGGTTTAGATGATGCCTTAAAACTTGGGGCAAACCCTAAAGAAGTGGAGCATATTAAAAACAACACTAAGAGTAAAAATAATCCTAATGGCTTTTATGATAAGGCAAGTATTGCTTATATTAGAGATTATGAAATGCACTATGTTAAAGCAAGAGATGAACAGGGTAATTTAATCCCCCTTAAAGACAAAGAGGGCAATCTTAAGCATTATTCTAATGGCGAAGTGATTTATGAGAATGAAAAAGTTCCTCAAAGAGACAAAGAGGGCAATATCAAGTATATGCAAGATGGCAAAACGCCCTTTTACGAATTTAAAAAAGAAAAGATAGACATAGAGCCGACTTTAGAGATTAAAAATCTCTACAATGTCAATGTTTTTCAAACGCTAGACAAAACTAAGCTTAAAGAATTAGACCCTAAAACTTTAAGAACACAATACATTAGCAATACTTTCTCTATGAATAATCAAAATTTGGTGATTTATGATTTATCCAAGCATTTGAATGAAAAGCAGTATAACAAAGTGCTAGATTATGTCAATCAATATGGGGCAACCCATCATGAAAAAAGAAAGCAACACAAAATCTATCAAGAACCACAGCAACAAATTGCACCTAATACAGACAACAATGCCAAAGAAAACAACACTAAAGAGCCAAACAACAATGAAATGAATATGGCAGAGTTTTCTAAAATGCTTGAAATGGCTCAAAACAATCCCCAAATGTTAGCGATGTTGCAACAAACTCTTAATAAAGGAGCAGAGCAACAAAAGTATGACCACTACTTTGCTAATGATGAAGTAGTGCCTACTCAATCTAAAGGCAGGGGCAGATAA
- a CDS encoding ParA family protein, protein MTICIANEKGGSGKSTLCLNLAVQLLKDNKEVVVLDTDSQKSMETFAAIRAEKERPTFSLFNRSSGFSDTLKQMVSKYENILIDTKGEYSKETQKAMLLSDIVLVPTTPSQLDTEVLANMLERIEQLQELNENLRALIVINRMPTIPTLKERQALIEFIKENNPSNRITLLESSLSERIVYKRSVSEGLGVIEYSDKKAINEWVNFYNELKSHLEKEKIHAV, encoded by the coding sequence ATGACCATTTGCATTGCTAATGAAAAGGGTGGCAGTGGTAAAAGCACGCTTTGTTTAAACTTAGCCGTGCAATTACTCAAAGACAATAAAGAAGTGGTTGTTTTAGATACAGATAGCCAAAAGTCTATGGAAACTTTTGCTGCAATTCGTGCTGAAAAAGAACGCCCCACTTTTAGCTTATTTAATCGTAGTAGTGGCTTTAGCGATACTTTAAAGCAAATGGTATCTAAGTATGAAAATATCCTTATTGATACTAAGGGGGAATACAGCAAAGAAACCCAAAAAGCTATGCTTTTAAGTGATATTGTGCTAGTGCCAACAACTCCTAGCCAATTAGACACTGAAGTCTTAGCTAATATGCTAGAAAGAATTGAGCAACTCCAAGAGCTTAATGAAAATCTAAGAGCCTTAATTGTCATCAATAGAATGCCTACTATTCCTACCCTTAAAGAAAGACAAGCCTTAATAGAGTTTATTAAAGAAAATAACCCTAGCAATAGGATTACACTTTTAGAAAGCTCTTTGAGTGAGCGCATTGTTTATAAGCGCAGTGTAAGCGAAGGCTTAGGGGTCATAGAATACAGCGATAAAAAGGCTATCAATGAGTGGGTTAATTTTTATAACGAATTAAAAAGCCATTTAGAAAAAGAGAAAATACATGCGGTTTAG
- a CDS encoding nucleotidyl transferase AbiEii/AbiGii toxin family protein, with protein sequence MDSKKPHYRVSLSEQALNHEKLMRAIVKNLADTPMVLKGGTALYLGYGLNRFSEDLDFDCHKKINLLGRVKSTIPNGIILNDIHIKKDTDSVVRYATKDNKEEQTLKLEISYRDAPKESEVNVIEGMRIAKIERIIDNKLCACFDGEHTRTKARDLFDLHFLAKHYEEHFNLDLASRLKDFSKDPDKLVSDYLVDVKLDALLNQIMDLEETALELGVMAQLIHKKLEKQSHSLNALQEQQGYSNNDNNLDNSNENTYTPKRRR encoded by the coding sequence ATGGATAGCAAGAAACCCCATTATAGAGTGAGTTTAAGCGAACAAGCTCTTAATCATGAAAAACTGATGAGAGCCATTGTTAAAAATCTAGCCGACACCCCTATGGTATTAAAAGGCGGAACAGCTTTGTATCTAGGCTATGGCTTAAATCGTTTTTCAGAAGATTTAGACTTTGATTGTCATAAAAAAATCAATCTCTTAGGCAGAGTAAAGAGTACTATTCCTAATGGCATTATCTTAAATGATATTCATATTAAAAAAGACACTGATAGTGTGGTGCGTTATGCTACCAAAGACAATAAAGAAGAACAAACTTTAAAATTAGAAATATCTTATAGAGACGCACCAAAAGAGAGCGAAGTCAATGTGATTGAGGGAATGCGAATTGCTAAAATAGAGCGTATTATTGATAACAAACTCTGTGCTTGCTTTGATGGGGAGCATACAAGAACTAAAGCTAGAGATTTATTTGATTTGCATTTTTTAGCCAAGCATTATGAAGAACATTTTAACTTAGATTTAGCAAGTCGCTTAAAAGATTTTAGCAAAGACCCTGATAAATTAGTGAGCGATTATTTAGTAGATGTAAAACTAGATGCTTTATTAAATCAAATTATGGACTTAGAAGAAACAGCCCTAGAATTAGGGGTAATGGCTCAACTAATACATAAAAAACTTGAAAAACAATCTCATTCCCTTAATGCCTTGCAAGAGCAACAAGGCTATAGCAATAATGATAATAACCTAGACAATTCTAATGAAAACACCTACACACCTAAGCGTAGGCGATAG